The following is a genomic window from Deltaproteobacteria bacterium.
GGCCTTGAGCGACTCCGCGAGGGCGTTGTAGACCTTCTCGCGGTTCAGTTCGCGGTCCATGTCGATGAAATCGATGATGATGATGCCGCCGATGTTGCGCAAGCGGAGCTGATAGCAGATCTCCTTCACCGCTTCGAGGTTCGTCTTGAGAATCGTCTCCTCGAAGTTGTGCTTGCCCACGTAACGGCCCGTGTTCACGTCGATCGACGTGAGCGCCTCGGTGTGCTCGATGACGATGTATCCGCCGCTCTTGAGCCAGACCTTCTTTTGCAGGGCGCGGCTGATTTCGATCTCGAGATTGTAGCGGTCGAAGATCGGCTCCTCGCCCTCGACGAGCTCGATGCGCGAGTTGAGCCACGGCATGCGATCGCCGTAGATGCGCAGGATCTTCTCGTACTCCTCGCGGCTGTCGATCAGCACGCGCTCGACGTCGGTGGTCAGCAGGTCGCGCACGGCGCGTAGCACGATGGAAAGATCGGAATGCACGAGCGACGGCGCTTTGTCGCGGTCTTTCTTGCCGCCGATTCGCTCCCACACGCCGACGAGAAACTCCAGATCGACGCGCAGCGTCTCTTCGTCCACGCCCTCGGCGGCCGTGCGGACGATGAACCCCATGTCGGATTGCGGACGCAGGCCCTCGATGATCGTCTTCAGCCGCGTGCGCTCCTCCTCGTCCTCGATGCGCCGCGAAACGCCGACGTGCGTCATCGTCGGCATGAGCACGAGGTAGCGACCGGGCAGGCTGATGTGGCTGGTCACGCGCGCGCCCTTGGTGCCGAGCGGCTCCTTCGCGACCTGCACGAG
Proteins encoded in this region:
- a CDS encoding Rne/Rng family ribonuclease; amino-acid sequence: MASELIINVTEHETRVALLEHGVVVEFHVEPGRKAGVVGNIYKGRLLRVLPGMQAAFVDVGLERAAFLYVADIVGHYKNAGMRMPGGDGDSYENGAGEGYSDDPEAAGAEPETVPIEQLIREGQDILVQVAKEPLGTKGARVTSHISLPGRYLVLMPTMTHVGVSRRIEDEEERTRLKTIIEGLRPQSDMGFIVRTAAEGVDEETLRVDLEFLVGVWERIGGKKDRDKAPSLVHSDLSIVLRAVRDLLTTDVERVLIDSREEYEKILRIYGDRMPWLNSRIELVEGEEPIFDRYNLEIEISRALQKKVWLKSGGYIVIEHTEALTSIDVNTGRYVGKHNFEETILKTNLEAVKEICYQLRLRNIGGIIIIDFIDMDRELNREKVYNALAESLKADKARTNVLKISELGLVQMTRKRTRENILRLLSEPCPYCDGRGFVKGRATVCSEVFRAMHREARRTGEPSLVVHVHPDIADMFYEEERSGVEELERKLGKMIIIKDQPSFHIEQFEVFSQ